One uncultured Alphaproteobacteria bacterium genomic region harbors:
- the ntrX gene encoding Nitrogen assimilation regulatory protein NtrX yields MDILIVDDEADIRMLVAGILEDEGYTTREASDADSALAAMKERRPHLVILDIWLEGSRLDGLGILREIRKRDPDMPVVMISGHGTVETAVAALKEGAYDFIEKPFKMQRLLLVVERALEANSLRTENRNLKALAGSAAELIGTSPAVQQVRQIVERVAPTGSRVLVTGPAGAGKEVVARQIHLQSKRCNGPFVVVNCAAMHPDRMERELFGMEPGYAGPDAPGHPGVFERAHGGTLLLDEVADMPLETQGKIVRVLQDQSFERLGGHGRVKVDVRVISTTNRDLTRAIAEGHFREDLYYRLAVVPLAMPPLRERREDIPDLAAEFLRHAAAAAGAAPRSLGEDALAALRAYDWPGNVRQLRNAMDWATIMAPGDARTPISADMLPPEIGATAPMTLHSSYSAEIMGLPLREARELFERDYLSSQLVRFGGNISKTAGFVGMERSALHRKLKSLGIFADDHSR; encoded by the coding sequence ATGGATATCCTGATCGTCGATGACGAAGCCGACATCCGCATGCTGGTCGCCGGCATTCTGGAGGACGAGGGCTACACCACGCGCGAAGCAAGCGATGCGGATTCCGCGCTCGCGGCGATGAAGGAGCGCCGCCCGCATCTCGTGATTCTCGATATCTGGTTGGAGGGCAGCCGCCTCGACGGCCTCGGGATCTTGCGCGAGATCCGCAAGCGCGATCCGGACATGCCAGTGGTGATGATTTCCGGCCACGGCACCGTGGAAACCGCCGTTGCCGCCCTCAAGGAAGGGGCCTACGACTTCATCGAGAAGCCGTTCAAGATGCAGCGCCTGTTGCTGGTGGTGGAGCGCGCGCTGGAAGCCAATTCGCTGCGCACCGAGAACCGCAATCTCAAGGCGCTGGCGGGCTCGGCGGCGGAGCTGATCGGGACGTCGCCGGCGGTGCAGCAGGTGCGTCAGATCGTCGAGCGGGTCGCGCCGACCGGCTCGCGAGTTCTCGTCACCGGCCCGGCGGGAGCGGGCAAGGAGGTGGTGGCGCGGCAGATTCACCTGCAATCGAAGCGCTGCAACGGCCCGTTCGTCGTGGTCAACTGCGCGGCGATGCATCCGGACCGGATGGAACGCGAACTTTTCGGCATGGAGCCGGGCTATGCGGGGCCGGACGCCCCCGGCCATCCCGGCGTGTTCGAACGTGCGCACGGCGGCACGCTGCTGCTCGACGAAGTCGCCGACATGCCGCTCGAAACCCAAGGCAAGATCGTGCGCGTGCTGCAGGATCAGAGCTTCGAGCGGCTCGGAGGCCACGGGCGGGTCAAGGTCGACGTTCGGGTGATTTCGACCACCAACCGCGATCTCACCCGCGCGATCGCCGAGGGACACTTCCGCGAAGACCTGTATTACCGGCTCGCGGTGGTACCGCTGGCGATGCCGCCACTGCGGGAACGGCGCGAGGACATTCCCGATCTCGCCGCCGAATTCCTCCGCCATGCCGCCGCCGCCGCGGGCGCCGCGCCGCGTAGCCTCGGCGAGGACGCGCTCGCGGCGCTGCGCGCATACGATTGGCCGGGCAACGTGCGGCAGTTGCGCAACGCCATGGACTGGGCCACGATCATGGCGCCGGGCGACGCGCGCACGCCGATCTCGGCGGATATGCTCCCGCCCGAAATCGGCGCGACCGCGCCGATGACGCTGCACTCCTCCTATTCGGCGGAAATCATGGGATTGCCGCTGCGGGAAGCGCGCGAACTGTTCGAGCGGGACTATCTGTCGAGCCAACTCGTGCGGTTCGGCGGCAACATCTCGAAGACCGCCGGGTTCGTCGGCATGGAGCGTTCGGCGCTGCACCGGAAACTCAAATCCCTTGGCATCTTCGCCGACGATCATTCGCGCTGA
- the trkA gene encoding Trk system potassium uptake protein TrkA, with product MRVLICGAGQVGFNIARYLAAEDADITVVDRSPELIRKIQDQLDVQAVVGHAAHPQTLEQAGANTADMMIAVTPTDEVNMVACQVAHSLFRVPTKIARVRSQSYLSPIWANLYSRENMPIDVIISPEYEVAQSMTRLLEVPGALDVIPLCNDKVRLIGARAEQNCPVLNTPLRQLSQLFPELSIVILGIIRDERAWVPTGDDIMQPGDDVYFITETSKTQRALAVFGHEETLSSRVVIMGGGNIGLALAQALEAHPLSFNSKLIEMNEDRAEFAAKTLSSTVVIHGDALDADILDEAGVKTSDTVVAITDNDETNILASLLAKRHGVRRAITLTNKPEYGRLVSHLGIDTAINPRDITVSTILQHVRRGRIHSVHALHEGFGELIEADALETSEIVGKSIKSASLPHGVLLGAIVRDDKVIIPRGNTTVHAGDRVVLFADAESIRKAEKLFAVRLTYI from the coding sequence ATGCGGGTACTGATTTGCGGCGCGGGGCAGGTGGGGTTCAATATCGCCCGCTATCTCGCCGCCGAAGATGCCGACATCACCGTCGTCGACCGGAGTCCCGAACTGATCCGCAAGATTCAGGATCAGCTCGACGTGCAGGCGGTGGTCGGCCACGCCGCGCATCCGCAGACTCTCGAACAGGCGGGAGCGAACACCGCGGACATGATGATCGCGGTGACGCCCACCGACGAGGTCAACATGGTCGCCTGCCAAGTGGCGCATTCGCTGTTCCGGGTGCCGACCAAGATCGCGCGGGTGCGCTCGCAGAGCTATCTCAGTCCGATCTGGGCCAACCTCTATTCGCGCGAGAACATGCCGATCGACGTGATCATCTCGCCCGAGTACGAGGTTGCGCAGTCGATGACGCGTTTGCTCGAAGTGCCGGGCGCGCTCGACGTGATTCCCCTGTGCAACGACAAGGTGCGCCTGATCGGCGCGCGCGCGGAGCAGAACTGCCCGGTTCTCAACACCCCGCTCCGGCAGCTCTCGCAGCTCTTCCCCGAGCTTTCGATCGTGATTCTCGGGATCATCCGCGACGAACGCGCCTGGGTGCCCACCGGCGACGACATCATGCAGCCAGGCGACGACGTCTATTTCATCACCGAGACCTCCAAGACCCAGCGTGCGCTCGCCGTCTTCGGCCACGAGGAAACCCTCTCCAGCCGCGTGGTGATCATGGGCGGCGGGAATATCGGTCTTGCGCTGGCTCAGGCGCTTGAGGCGCATCCGTTGAGTTTCAACTCGAAACTGATCGAGATGAACGAGGACCGCGCCGAGTTCGCCGCCAAGACTTTGTCGAGCACCGTGGTGATCCACGGCGACGCCCTCGACGCCGACATTCTCGACGAGGCGGGCGTGAAGACCTCCGACACCGTGGTGGCGATCACCGACAACGACGAGACCAACATCCTCGCCTCGCTGCTCGCCAAGCGTCACGGCGTGCGCCGCGCCATCACCCTCACCAATAAGCCGGAGTACGGCCGCCTCGTCAGCCATCTCGGCATCGACACCGCGATCAACCCGCGCGACATCACCGTCTCGACGATCCTCCAGCACGTTCGCCGCGGCCGCATCCATTCGGTGCATGCGCTGCACGAAGGCTTCGGCGAACTGATCGAGGCGGACGCTCTCGAAACCTCCGAAATCGTCGGCAAATCGATCAAGAGCGCAAGCCTGCCTCACGGCGTGCTGCTCGGAGCGATCGTCCGCGACGACAAGGTGATCATTCCCCGCGGCAACACCACCGTTCACGCGGGCGACCGGGTCGTGCTGTTCGCCGACGCCGAATCCATCCGCAAGGCGGAAAAGCTGTTCGCCGTCCGCCTGACCTACATCTGA
- a CDS encoding Aminotransferase, class IV superfamily (fragment), with translation MSRVAYVNGRYVPHGEASVHIEDRGYRFADGAYEVIDVAGGVPVDEEAHLDRLDRSLGELRIARPMTRRAMKLVMRQVLARNLVKAEGMFHIQVTRGAAPRGHGFPESAPPSIVMTARPLKRLPAELPDDAGVAEGGILPKGPNIREPHP, from the coding sequence ATGTCGCGCGTCGCTTACGTCAACGGCCGGTACGTTCCGCATGGCGAGGCGTCGGTCCACATCGAGGACCGCGGCTACCGGTTCGCCGACGGCGCCTACGAAGTCATCGACGTCGCCGGCGGCGTTCCGGTCGACGAGGAGGCGCACCTCGACCGCCTCGACCGCTCCCTCGGCGAGTTGCGCATCGCCCGGCCGATGACTCGCCGCGCGATGAAGCTGGTGATGCGGCAGGTGCTCGCACGCAATCTCGTGAAGGCCGAGGGCATGTTCCATATTCAGGTCACCCGCGGCGCCGCGCCGCGCGGCCATGGGTTTCCCGAGAGCGCTCCTCCCTCGATCGTGATGACCGCCAGGCCGCTCAAGCGGCTTCCGGCGGAGCTGCCCGACGACGCGGGCGTCGCCGAAGGCGGCATCCTGCCGAAAGGGCCGAACATCCGCGAGCCGCATCCATGA
- a CDS encoding HAD-superfamily hydrolase, with amino-acid sequence MTGDSLHVARAVDAELRLPPPRAIVFDWDNTLVDTWPVITATMNVTLIAMGHEPWSPAEAKRRIARSLRESFPELFGDRWEDARDVFYAELERGHLERLTPLPGAEAALKHFGARGVPLAVVSNKTARYLHREVAHLGWEHYFTAVFGAGELPRDKPAPDAVFAFLARAGLAPGRDIWFVGDSSVDVEIAHAAGCASVLVWGGEGDMPACATAPAVVVCDCSALSGLGGFDNRGRDT; translated from the coding sequence ATGACCGGGGATTCCCTGCACGTGGCGCGGGCGGTGGATGCGGAGCTCCGGCTCCCGCCGCCTCGCGCGATCGTCTTCGACTGGGACAATACCCTGGTCGACACTTGGCCGGTGATCACCGCGACGATGAACGTCACCCTCATCGCGATGGGGCACGAGCCATGGAGCCCGGCGGAGGCGAAACGGCGCATCGCCCGGTCTCTGCGCGAGAGCTTTCCCGAGCTGTTCGGCGATCGCTGGGAGGACGCGCGCGACGTCTTCTATGCCGAACTCGAACGCGGCCACCTCGAGCGGCTGACGCCGTTGCCGGGGGCGGAGGCCGCGCTGAAGCACTTCGGGGCGCGGGGGGTCCCCCTCGCGGTGGTCAGCAACAAGACCGCACGCTATCTCCACCGGGAGGTTGCGCACCTCGGTTGGGAGCATTATTTCACCGCCGTGTTCGGCGCAGGAGAACTCCCCCGCGACAAACCCGCGCCGGACGCGGTTTTCGCTTTTCTCGCACGGGCGGGCCTTGCCCCGGGGCGGGATATCTGGTTTGTTGGTGACAGCTCCGTGGACGTGGAAATCGCTCATGCCGCGGGCTGCGCGTCGGTTCTCGTATGGGGCGGGGAGGGGGATATGCCCGCCTGTGCGACGGCTCCCGCCGTCGTCGTTTGCGATTGCAGCGCGTTGTCCGGGCTCGGGGGATTCGACAATCGGGGCCGCGATACCTAA
- the hfq gene encoding Protein hfq, protein MSSERSQNVQDVFLNHIRKNKAPVTVFLVNGVKLQGIVTWFDNFSMLLRRDGHTQLVYKHAISTVMPSQPIQLFEPGKEDEGA, encoded by the coding sequence ATGTCGTCCGAACGAAGCCAGAACGTCCAGGACGTTTTCCTAAACCACATTCGCAAGAACAAGGCCCCGGTGACGGTGTTCCTTGTGAACGGCGTCAAGCTCCAGGGTATCGTCACCTGGTTCGACAACTTCTCGATGCTGCTGCGTCGCGACGGGCACACCCAGCTCGTCTACAAGCATGCGATCTCGACGGTGATGCCGTCGCAGCCGATCCAGCTGTTCGAGCCCGGAAAGGAAGATGAGGGCGCGTGA
- the hflX gene encoding putative GTPase (Evidence 3 : Function proposed based on presence of conserved amino acid motif, structural feature or limited homology; PubMedId : 2020545, 3040675, 8248183, 8824618; Product type pe : putative enzyme), with product MRAREPRPRIMTPDTPAAPARTIVVTPFLKAARSRDAAPARPPAARLDEAVGLTRAMAVDVVGAEIVPVSRPRPSTLIGEGAIAGLKAIIAENQAALAVFDTHLTPIQQRNLEKALDCKVIDRTALILEIFGERARTREGTLQVELAHLSYQRSRLVRSWTHLERQRGGLGFVGGPGETQIEIDRRLIGERIARLKAELEEVKRTRTLHRAARKRVPFPVVALVGYTNAGKSTLFNRLTRASVFAEDMLFATLDPTMRRVTLPSGRQIILSDTVGFVSDLPTELIAAFRATLEEVLEADLILHVRDVSHPDADAQRDDVVTVLEDLGVDEDALRVSGLEVANKIDRLDLDSREYWRARAERTDGLIAISAQTGEGMDDLLRAVDAHLSARHREVTVTLGHAEGRDIAWLYDRGDVTAREDGDFGVRLTVRLSADDLARWDVLRRRNGGDAG from the coding sequence ATGAGGGCGCGTGAACCTCGCCCGCGAATCATGACACCAGACACTCCGGCCGCACCCGCGCGGACCATCGTCGTCACGCCGTTCCTCAAGGCGGCGCGTTCGCGCGACGCCGCACCTGCCCGCCCGCCCGCCGCCCGTCTCGACGAGGCGGTCGGATTGACCCGCGCGATGGCGGTGGACGTGGTCGGGGCAGAAATCGTGCCGGTCTCGCGACCGCGCCCCTCGACCCTGATCGGCGAAGGCGCGATCGCGGGTCTCAAGGCGATCATCGCCGAGAACCAGGCTGCGCTCGCGGTGTTCGACACCCATCTCACCCCGATTCAGCAGCGCAATCTCGAAAAGGCGCTCGATTGCAAGGTGATCGATCGCACCGCGTTGATTCTCGAAATCTTCGGCGAGCGCGCCCGCACCCGCGAGGGCACACTTCAGGTCGAGCTTGCGCATCTGTCGTACCAGCGCAGCCGCCTGGTGCGAAGCTGGACCCACCTCGAGCGTCAGCGCGGCGGTCTCGGCTTCGTCGGCGGCCCCGGCGAGACCCAGATCGAAATCGACCGTCGTCTGATCGGCGAGCGGATTGCCCGTCTCAAGGCCGAGCTGGAAGAGGTGAAACGCACCCGCACGCTCCACCGCGCGGCACGCAAACGCGTGCCCTTTCCGGTGGTTGCGCTGGTCGGTTACACCAACGCCGGAAAATCGACGCTGTTCAACCGGCTGACCCGCGCGAGCGTGTTCGCGGAAGACATGCTGTTCGCGACCCTCGATCCGACGATGCGGCGCGTGACGTTGCCTTCGGGCCGGCAGATCATTCTCTCCGATACCGTGGGGTTCGTCTCCGATCTGCCGACCGAACTGATCGCCGCGTTCCGCGCCACCCTCGAAGAGGTGCTGGAGGCGGACCTGATTCTGCACGTGCGCGACGTTTCGCACCCGGACGCCGATGCACAGCGCGACGACGTGGTGACGGTGCTCGAGGATCTCGGGGTCGACGAGGACGCGCTGCGCGTCTCGGGCCTCGAAGTCGCCAACAAGATCGACCGGCTCGATCTCGACTCCCGCGAATACTGGCGCGCCCGCGCCGAACGCACCGACGGCCTGATCGCGATTTCGGCGCAAACCGGCGAAGGCATGGACGACCTGCTGCGCGCCGTCGACGCCCACTTGAGCGCACGCCATCGCGAGGTGACCGTCACCCTCGGCCATGCCGAAGGACGCGACATCGCCTGGCTCTACGACCGCGGCGACGTGACCGCACGGGAGGACGGCGACTTCGGGGTCCGCCTCACCGTGCGGCTCTCCGCCGACGATCTCGCACGCTGGGACGTGCTGCGGCGCAGGAACGGCGGCGATGCCGGATGA
- a CDS encoding Archaeal fructose-1,6-bisphosphatase, with amino-acid sequence MPDEVEFERVGAIIREAAATLIRPRFRHLEAEAISVKSHADDLVTVADLEAEAFLTRRLVDLLPGSRVLGEEAVYQDPQTRDVLDGDAPVWIVDPVDGTANFVRGVPKFGVIVALVRHRRTQAGWILDPLADRLYTARAGAGAWCDGRRLRITACGRKGLKTLSGCISRRMAERKRHLFGEITQQGSAAHDYMSLAEGRLDFRLFRLLNPWDHAAGVLMVEEAGGFARLLSGHAYAPVFHADDALLIAPDAVTWEELRTALGV; translated from the coding sequence ATGCCGGATGAGGTCGAGTTCGAACGCGTCGGCGCGATCATCCGCGAGGCGGCTGCCACGCTGATCCGCCCGCGCTTCCGCCATCTCGAGGCGGAAGCGATCTCGGTCAAGAGCCACGCCGACGATCTCGTCACCGTCGCCGATCTGGAGGCCGAGGCATTTCTCACCCGACGCCTCGTCGATCTGTTGCCGGGGTCGCGGGTACTGGGCGAGGAAGCGGTCTATCAGGATCCGCAGACCCGCGACGTGCTCGATGGCGATGCGCCGGTGTGGATCGTCGATCCGGTCGACGGCACCGCCAATTTCGTCCGGGGCGTTCCGAAGTTCGGCGTGATCGTGGCGCTGGTGCGGCATCGCCGCACCCAAGCGGGCTGGATTCTCGATCCGCTCGCCGATCGCCTCTATACCGCGCGGGCGGGGGCGGGAGCCTGGTGCGACGGTCGCCGGTTGCGCATCACCGCGTGCGGCCGCAAAGGGCTGAAGACGCTGTCCGGCTGCATCAGCCGCCGCATGGCCGAGCGCAAACGGCATCTCTTCGGCGAGATCACCCAGCAAGGCAGCGCCGCCCACGACTATATGTCGCTGGCCGAGGGACGGCTCGATTTCCGCCTATTCCGGCTGCTCAATCCCTGGGATCATGCCGCCGGCGTGTTGATGGTGGAGGAGGCGGGCGGCTTTGCCCGGTTGCTCTCCGGCCACGCTTACGCCCCGGTGTTCCATGCCGACGATGCGCTGCTGATCGCTCCCGACGCCGTCACCTGGGAGGAACTCCGCACCGCGCTCGGCGTATGA
- a CDS encoding conserved hypothetical protein (Evidence 4 : Homologs of previously reported genes of unknown function) → MQGQGSRSFRGCRMIGRLPRLLAVLLLAALPVLSSCYVPDQFRAEIRIARNGDFSLDYKGVLTWAPLYKEIVAGRYSQAEAQEKIEMIRRDLKRDDQFTSIRSIGRGQFDVTYHRTGNFVANPGMVSFVRRNARILNIDARPDGTVTVFAETPNIDKARPLAEAGLLVRGSLRVISNMRVTGTPNATATYKDPDGEWTVYDWILDGTAPAYPEIVFQR, encoded by the coding sequence GTGCAAGGCCAAGGGTCGAGAAGCTTCCGGGGGTGCCGCATGATCGGCCGCCTGCCCCGCCTCTTGGCCGTGTTGCTGCTGGCGGCTCTGCCGGTGCTGTCGTCCTGCTATGTGCCCGATCAGTTCCGCGCCGAGATCCGGATCGCGCGCAACGGCGATTTCTCCCTGGATTACAAAGGGGTGCTGACCTGGGCTCCGCTTTACAAGGAGATCGTCGCGGGTCGGTATTCGCAGGCCGAGGCACAGGAAAAGATCGAGATGATCCGCCGCGACCTCAAACGCGACGACCAATTCACCAGCATCCGGTCGATCGGCCGCGGTCAGTTCGACGTCACCTATCACCGCACCGGCAACTTCGTCGCCAACCCGGGAATGGTCTCGTTCGTGCGGCGCAACGCCCGCATTCTCAACATCGACGCCCGGCCCGACGGCACCGTCACGGTCTTCGCCGAAACCCCGAACATCGACAAGGCGCGGCCGCTGGCGGAGGCCGGGCTCCTGGTGCGCGGCTCGCTGCGGGTGATTTCGAACATGCGGGTGACGGGTACGCCCAACGCCACGGCGACCTACAAGGACCCCGATGGCGAGTGGACGGTCTACGACTGGATCCTCGACGGCACCGCCCCGGCCTACCCGGAGATCGTCTTCCAGCGCTGA
- the mazG gene encoding Nucleoside triphosphate pyrophosphohydrolase: MTSPVSLDHLADIMALLRDRDRGCPWDVEQTFASIAPHTVEEAYEVLSAIDDGDPGEIKDELGDLLLQVVFHARIAEESGLFALPDVIAAICDKLVRRHPHVFGEQKVADAGEQLVNWENVKEGERNGKTRVSALDGVAKALPALLRAAKLQKRAARVGFDWADPRDVFAKIREEIGELETEVRSDAPKDRMEDELGDVLFAVANLARKLDIDPEQALRRTNDKFESRFHFIEQELEKAKKPIKNASLDEMEALWCKAKGREASGGAA; encoded by the coding sequence ATGACTTCTCCGGTTTCCCTCGACCATCTCGCCGACATCATGGCGCTGCTGCGCGACCGCGACCGCGGCTGCCCGTGGGATGTCGAGCAGACCTTCGCCTCGATCGCGCCGCATACCGTCGAGGAGGCCTACGAGGTTCTTTCCGCCATCGACGACGGCGACCCCGGGGAAATCAAGGACGAGCTCGGAGATCTCCTGCTTCAGGTGGTGTTCCACGCCCGGATTGCCGAAGAATCCGGTCTGTTCGCCCTCCCCGACGTAATCGCCGCGATCTGCGACAAGCTGGTGCGGCGTCATCCTCACGTGTTCGGCGAACAAAAAGTGGCCGACGCGGGCGAGCAGCTCGTCAACTGGGAAAACGTCAAGGAGGGCGAACGCAACGGCAAGACCCGGGTGTCGGCGCTCGACGGCGTGGCGAAGGCCCTCCCCGCGCTGCTGCGCGCCGCCAAGCTGCAGAAGCGCGCCGCCCGCGTCGGTTTCGACTGGGCCGATCCGAGGGACGTGTTCGCCAAGATCCGCGAGGAAATCGGCGAACTCGAAACCGAAGTCCGGTCGGACGCGCCGAAAGACCGTATGGAGGACGAACTCGGCGACGTGCTGTTCGCGGTCGCCAATCTCGCCCGCAAGCTCGATATCGATCCCGAGCAGGCGCTTCGCCGCACCAACGATAAGTTCGAAAGCCGCTTCCATTTCATCGAGCAAGAGCTTGAAAAGGCGAAAAAGCCGATCAAGAACGCATCGCTCGACGAGATGGAGGCGCTGTGGTGCAAGGCCAAGGGTCGAGAAGCTTCCGGGGGTGCCGCATGA